DNA from Vitis vinifera cultivar Pinot Noir 40024 chromosome 19, ASM3070453v1:
TGGATATGGGAATGACAACCTCTTTAAAACcatccatttttgtttttgcttagAGCTCCCCTATCTTGCCTTAGGAAATTGGTAAGAGCTCAAGTGGAAATCACCTAAATCATTGATTGAGAACAAAATAAATGTATTATAGATTATacattttttgaaattcaaaaaactaattaattaattataaataaaataaaataattcaaaatgccatttttgtaattaaataataaatgcatacatataatgaaatttttgactcatttatatcataaaaacttaaatattttataatatttatgaaaaaaatataatttatgattttattgtattattaatatccatatttattaaaaactatatttttataattaaaaacttgtttttatttttaataattccttaattaaatttagtttacgttatatgaattaaatttacaatCTATGTTTTTTACAaagtcaaataaaaatttatttttgaaaacaatttatctaaaaaggtctttaattttctaaatcaaaataCCTCGTAATTAAGATGAATTAAAATCTCATTTATAAGTGGaatgaatcattttttatttctttaaattatccAAACCtagaaataaatgagaaaatatatgaaatattcaTTCTCTACTAGtgttgtctaatcacaatttttttcttccccttttccACCTCATCTTCTAATGCTCCCATTCACCTCACCTTCTCACTCACTCCAAATTCAGCCAAACACCCTTTTGCTCATTCATTTGTTAAcaagcattttattttattatgtacACAGAAGAATTCATGCATTTTTGTGCTATACACCAGTGCCTTATTCATGTCATTTTCCATGCCTGTAAACTAGATTAAACCATAGGAACCTTAAAATGCAATCCCCTAGTGCCCATTCTGGATTGTTTGGCTTTCGTCGCTGGCTTCTTCACGCGAGAAATGAGATCTTAGTCCGACCCAACACTGGTAATAATCATGATCGATCGAGGGAGAGTCGAGAGCCCATGGGCAGATACGAGGGATTAGACATGACTCAAACATGAAAGCCATGGTATTGGTTATCCTGAAAGGTCCTGCATCCTTCCCGTGAGCAACGGTAGCCTAGAAAAAAAACGAtggttaaagaaaataacaagaGAGAAGACGAGTTTGATAATGGGAAGTTGAAACCGCTGCAAAAGGAAGATGGGATGGTTGTGAACTGGAGCATACCTCGAAAGTCTTGGTATCAGGACCATGGGGAGTCATGCAGCTGTGCAGACTAGCACCACCAGGAAGGAAGCCATCAGCTTTTGCCTGAAAAGCAAGAACCATTATAGGAGAATTTGTCCTGGTAGATATCAAGGTAAGCATGGTGCAGAATcctaatttattgactttaaatctattttatattttctttcactttttttttcttctctattttaatATCCTAGCATTTTCCCTcgaattttttgagaaccaaatataacgttcaagttcacaattttttttttccttttctttttttgggtttaaaagggatctattatattcattgatTTGATATGATCATCTAAGTTAAGTTCACAAATTTCTTTGGTTCTAACACTCGAGCACAAAAGCTTTTCACCCATTTAGAAGTAAAATCAATAGTGCAAAAGTAAATATTTGATAGGGTCATACCTCATATCCACCATAAATCAGGCCCATAAATTCACTCATACAGTTGCGGTGGTAATAAGGAGGTCGGAAGGTATGCTCGGCAACCAACCATCTAGGaggaaaaatgacaaaatcaaGCAAAGCCACACCAGGTTTATCAGTTGGTGCTGTCAGCACTGCATCAAACAGATCAAAGCAAGATAACTTAAACCCAAGACAAAATGACATCATTTTTATTCTAGAAGAAAACATCATAGCAGAGGTCCAACCCACCTGTGTTTATAGACGGATCAGCATGATCTTTCAAAACGGTATTGACGGGGCAGAACTTACTTAGATCATACTGCAAgcatataaattttttcctaAATTAGCACTCATGAGATGCGTtattactaattttcattcaaGCTAATGAAACAAATGAACAGCTGCCTTGAAGATGCCCATCTCTTTATCTTTGTGCAATAAACAATTCCCTTGTAGAAAATTAATGCAGTTTATATGAATATGATAAACACAAAAGGCCTGGATTTTCATGAACTGTAAAGTTCccataacaatttttttctatgtGAAGTTTACATACATGAGAAATTAATATTAtctattaattataatatgaaaaataaaaggccTTGTGTAAAAGTTGGAGTAATGTCAAAACAAAAATACCTACCTTATATGGCACATAGTTACCATGCCAAGCAACCACATTGAAGGGAGAAAAATCTTGTTTTGCAGTAAAGAGTTCACCACCAAACTTTTGTACGATAGTGTAACCTGGACGGGAACACTCCTCGTACCAGGCTACAGGAACAAGAAAATCCCTTGAAGCAGCAAGACCGTTAGCACCTGAACATAATCAAAATTATATTCCCTTATCTGAAATAACAGAAAATTTACTGATTTCCATATACAGATGAGCAACACTTAGCTACCTATTGGGCCAAGATCGGGAAGTTGAAAATGAGCACCAAAAATCTCAGCAACATAACCGCGTGATGGGCCGTCTGGCAGATCAACAACGAAACGGAATCCATGAGGTAGAACAACAATTTCACCAGGAGACACTTGCAATTTGCCACATTCAGTAGTGATTGACAGCCCTGTACAAGGGTTATAGGGTATAAGAAAGAAGAATCttaaataacattaataacaAATTACGGCTACCCACAGAACATAGGAAGGCATATCTGAAATACAACAAGAGAATCATAGGCACATAGAAGGATTAGAAATTTAGAATATTACaaacaaatttcaaagaatCAACCTTTACCTTCTGAAAGAAAAAGTTCAACCAAATGGAAATTGTACTCCTAAAATCAACCTTTTAACAGGCTAACAGTGAAGCTCTTACATAGGGCAAACATAAAACAGATCTCATATATGAAAAAACCAATGCATTTACTAAGAATGGCATTCAAAATCAACTCTCAGAGAATATAGACACCACCCCTGACTTACTTCCTTTCTGGGGGACTATCAAGAAGTCACCATCAGCATTGCAGAAAGCACAATTGTCCATGGATTTGTTGGCAGTGTACCTACATGTATCCAAAAGCACTTATGCCTTTCACAATTTTAACAACTACTAAAACCAAATCCCATAGAAATATATATGCTGACTGTGAATGAAGATAGTAAACCAACTATGGAATATGGATTACATGTGAATAGCATATCCATGCCGAAGGAATGAACTGCCTGCGCCACAAACCGTGTATAACCCATCAATAAAATCAGTAGGGGAATCAGGAATCTCCACAGGCTTCCACCGTAGTTGAGTTGGGTTAGTGGAACTGTTAGACTGGTTAAATTCACTCACAAGCTTCCCATGACTGGGGACTCGAGGTTTAAATGGCTCGTGTGTGACTGATGGTTTAATCCGATAAAGCCAACTGCAAAtgaaatcaaaaagaaaaagaaaattaaataaataaatacaaaactGAATCCCAAACGAACTTCATACTTCAATACATaccttaaatttgaaaaatcaaaaactaaatTGAATCAATGCTCATACTCGGCATCTCACCCTATTCAATTAAGCCAATAAAGTAAACCATATTACAGAGAATTTTTCAGTGGAGACTACATCGTAAAATTTCCATTTCCGGTGTGTCTTTATACAGAAATCACAATACACACATGAATTTGCAGAGCTCAAATCCACAAAATTCCAAATCAATATAGTCTCCGTACGTCACAAACGCAGCGTTTTGATAAAGAGACCAGCCAAATCACCGTACACATGAATTAGCCgaaccaaacaaagaaataaataaataaatattacgATGCGTTCGGTTGCCTGGAAAAAATTCGAGGTTAGGAATTTCAAACAGATTCCATTTTCGCACAACGAAAACGCAGCGTTTTGTCCACGAATTCGTCATCCACGCATGAACTTACAGAACATGTACAAAAACCAGACACTGTTTTTGGTACTTTGGACTACAAATTCGCGGAACTCAGAATCAACTCCCTCTTCGAACAACCAAAACGCAGCgtcttaataaattaaaataaaaataaaaaataaaaatcacagtCCAGCTGCAGAGGAGAGGGAGAGAAGGAGCGAGCGAGGTTTACCTGAACTGGTTTTGCTTGCGAGGGGCGGTGAAGGGGGTGCCAGAGATCTGCTCAGCGTAGAGGCCGAAGGGGCAGGTGAGAGGGTTGTTCTGGCCGCGAGGGAGAGCTCCGGCGATCGCCTCAGATGAGAGATGGTTACCGAAGCCGAATTGGTACTGGAGATCCGACGGAGGATCCGAGTCGTTTGTTTTGCTGACCGATTGACCATCCATGGTACCAGAAAGACCGAATTCAGTGTGAGCTCCTTGGGAGTTGCGTGGCAAGCTGACCAATTATATACAGAGAGAGATCTTCAGTGAATGACAAGAGGTAAGGATCCTCTGCGATCAGGAACCGCATGATTCAACCACTTGTCCAACCATTTCTcgaaatgtaattaaaatagaaattaaatattattattgaccTGTAATCCTTACCTTTTCTTTATCATTTATCCTAAACATTATCCTAAAATGCTTGATGCAACGATCAGGAGATGTTTAGGCTTCTTCGAAAATGTGACggcttatttcatttatttcttcataaggaataaataaattataaataggaGAACACTTTCTAACTTTTGATTGCTTGCTCTTGTGCCCCTACCTTGTTGAGCCTCTAGTTATAGGAAAAAATGTCAGCCTCTTTTTTCCATCTTGAGACGAAAGCATTAAATTGTTGCAGGATGTTGCTGGTAATAAGATCACGTATCCAcatgttttctttttgaaatcaaagTTGTCagtttaaaaacaacttttactcTTTGAATCTTATTTGAGTACTATTTAACACTATTTATCactatttaaatataattttatttttttatattcttttataaattttttaattgaataaatacAATAAGACAAATATACAAAGATACAGATATACAGAAAATTCTTGATATCTTTTCAACTAAGCatttccaaaatatatttttcaaaaacctttttagtttctttttcaaTGACATAatcctttttgtatttatcaagAATATATGAAAATTGGGTTTAGAATAGAAAAGGGACTTTCGGAAAGACATTTGTAGAgatgattttttgaatattatCCTTGGTGATGAGATTATAGTTAGAAGaactataaatttcataattaagGTATTTTGCAATCGTTTTTTATCTTCAATGTcgaatttgttttttgagactGATTTTATTATAGGCCCAAAGGTCCTTTGTATCAAACAATTGATGTTTTATGTGATTAGATTTGAGAAAGATTAGGTGTTAGGCTGGATAGACTCCTCCATCATTCGACCATTTAGGAGGCTTACTTTCGATAATGAGTTCGACTAATTTGAATTCTCgaatgaaaacatttaataTACAAACTGCTGATTTCCTTCCAAATCCATCGGTTTGCTTCAGATTGGAGAAAATTAGTTGATAAAGTAACCCATAATCCATGAGAGCAAAGGTTAGTTCTATTGACTCATTATTGAATTTGATGACTATAGGTCTATATCTGTCTAAGTCAATATTGGCCTTACAAATACTATAAGTAAGAGCAGACTTACAATCATGTATTTCTAATGGAATTTCCCTACACAAATGATCAAGCTTTGGACATTTAATATTGGTGTTGTCATAATGAGTATGTCAAATAAAACTCATCCCTTAAATAGTAACTACAAAAGTGTTACAATCAACACGAAATTGCATTATATGTTCTTGTTTAGCTTCTCTTATAGTTTGAGCCTTTTGACTTATTATTTGTCTAAGGTCTTGGGGAAGATTTAAATTcctttgtttgaaaaatgaaaatcttgatTTTTGAATCTAAGTTTTCATCATAAAGTTTTGGAGattcattttgaaaagattttgaaaatgcaACTTTTGACTTTTCAGTAATTTTCCTATAATTTAAACTTTCAAAGTTTGTAACAATTGGAAGGCAATGCATATCAGAATTTGAAAGGTTAGAAAAATTGTCTAAGTTATCATTTaactgtttaaaatgaaaagacaaAGCATTTAAAGCTTCCAACTTTTGGTTATCACTTTTTGTATTCCAGAGGTTGTCTAAAATTCATTTATGTGATCAGTCTAAACTGTCTATATCTTTATGAATCCGAAATGACAGATTACTTTTATGAAACATTAGAAAAGTGAATTTCCCAAACTTGATCCATTATTGCTctatttgtaaagaaaattcaaaaattagtaCACTTTTTGAAGCATGAATAAGATATCTAATTAGTTTATCTTAAATgtaccaaaattgaaaatatattgaatttacaAGGGGCGAATAATTAAAAACGTTTAAAAGGGGTTTTGAatcttttgaaatcaaatttatcgATTTATAAGAACATGCACAAATAACATCACAGTCTTTTTTATCATCTGATTCATCATGACTTGACTCTTCACTTGATATTTATCgagttattaatatttgattatctaCTTCTTATTCATAGTCTTCACTTGaatctttgttttctttatcaATCATTAATTCTATTAAATGTTTAAGTTTATCACTGATTTTTAGAGAATTGATTTTGCTTTATAGTTTACAATCTTTTGAATAATGACTACTTTGCCACATTTATAACAAGTTGGAGTTATTGGAGTTTTCTCTTTTAGAGTTATTTTATtggaagttttttatttattaggattaatttttacaaattacttttgaaaatttgactcaATTAATGACTTTTTACCTTTtgtattattttgtttaccttttattttttaagggactATTATTGTTTTATACCCATAATATggacaaaattttcctaattcctTTTTactatcttgtttttcttttttaatttgagatctATGCAAATAGCTAAACCTTCATTATTAATCAAAGTAATTAGTTCTTCATATGCTAATGACTCATAAGAAATTATTCCATTAtagatatttcttattttttgtctaaCATTTTCCACAAATAAAGttgataaacaaaatataaatcttTCTTTCCAATGATGACTTCCACAATCAGGTCTTAACATAactttaactaaaaacatatttatataccacttaaaatttttaagttttggatATCTAAtattattgatgattttagAAGTTCTTTCTTGAAATTAGACTAGATCttctataaaatgttttgttattacaaatattaaagTATTGACAACATATTCTTCATAAGTTTGGATTGATGttccttcttattttattattgtcttttttgcatttaatatgtattctctatcattttgactCAACTAATGATCCCACCAACATTTAAGCAAACCAGTGAATCCTATGACTAAGGCACCAGCAACAtgaaaatcataattattaGTCTTGATTCTATATGCATTAGCAACCATTATCATTTCATgaagtaaaataattatttaatgttCACTTATTCCATCAATATTTCATGCATAAAAACTACTACATCATAACTAGCagttaattgataatttttttattctaattgaACGTCAtgaaaaaaagggttttaaataataatttttttctacctacaaaattattagaaattgcatTAATTGTTaagtgggaaggaggttgacTATAGAATCCGGAGacaatttgaattgtttttatattttattgatttctgattttttttttttttttttgttatagtttgaatttgattcttaATTTGAGTAATACCATTAATACTAATTTTATCTAATCTAAGttgaatttcttttaacattgtttTTGTTGGTGTACCGAGTTGTATGTTTGATTTTGCAGCGTttataagaataataaaaagttaatttaaagACTTAGCAgaatatgatgatgatgatgataaaattgaagaaaaagttgattttaatgTTTCTCCTATATTCCTTCCCAAGgcataagaaaacaaaatttgagaaatttttgttgtttgttgatttaAATGTTGAAGATAatgatttatataatttaattgttgttgaactTGTCTAATATCTTTGTAAATTATGGGACTTTGTTCATCTTTGGTTCTTGAAATCTTGAAGAgtgaaatagaaatttaattataattaaattgatgattatttaGGGGTGGTTGAAAACCTAATTCTAAGGTTAttattgaaattcttttttgaacaatttctaTATGTTTTATTGTTAATTGATGTCCTTCTTTATCTCTTAAAGTTATGAGTTGTTTTCtaagtttgaaaaaccaatggaaaaaaggaataatcattttttttggattcatgtaattttcatattgttttcttaatgcattttTTTAGCTTGAGGAGGAAGTGTTTGAAAATAAGCTCTTTTAGGACTATTGTAAggggaaaaataatataattttatccaTTATATGTTAGGAGTAAAAAgggtttttttaataatctttcttataaataatattaacttGATTAGGATACATGTTAGAAGGTGACACAAGAGGAGATTCTTATTGTTGATAGATAGTAATATGAATTTTTAGAGTAAAATCAACACTTTTTAAATTCGTATTTGAAGTAGAATATCTcgtaaaaataaaatctttagtaaatgaatatttgaaCTTGGattaaattctatttgaatAGTACCATTTgtatgttgtataatttttgaatgagttgttaaaggtttaattggttttggatttgttaaatcttttaattctCATTGACTTCTTTgagtaatttcattccattttagttttttaggaacaaagATTTGAGTATTGTTTGgattatattgtaataataatgtttcatcTTTGGCAAATTGACACACAACTCTAGGATTTGAGTAGTCATAACTTTATAATATATCCtataaataattgttatagtttgagcttcttctacaaaattcatattttttgttttaatatttaaagttaaactTGAGAGAATACTTGAATCATTTATGTTCATGGAGAAGTTGGggaaatagttaaaataaacaAGACCATTTGCAAGGTTTGAATCAATCATGCTAAAGACAAAGTAGGTAAATTTTGTTGATCTAGTATCTCTTACGCAGACAAACATAAGAATATCTAAACCTAAGCGAAACAATGGTTTTATTACAACTTTAACTAAtcctatatgaatataattaaatttatttctatgaTAATTAATAGTGTTTTGACTTAATAATTgaagactttctaaattttgattaagagaaatagttttttatttagatttaattaaataattttgactaaattaaaattttccttgttcatatattgtattaattttcaGGTGTGGAATTGACCAATTATGTAATTGATTCTCTATTTgtgttatatttatttattgactattaacaatattttgagTAAGTGATGTATGTGCATAATTATCAAATGAAAATGCAGAACTATCACGGGACCTAAGagatttggaaaaattaaatCTACTTAATCTCTTTATAATATTACTTATTGtcacataaaataatcataatattatccttaatcaattcaaataatttcttgAACATATACCACCACAAGCGGATCAATACGGGGCTTACGCTCTTTCTACCCTTAAACACCGTTATCTAGGCTCACCAAGTTGTTCACAGGAAATTCAATTCGAAACTAAGTCACGACTAAATTAGTggttaaaaattgttttaaattcgCAATACCACTCAGTTCTTAAGCAAAACGTGGCTCTGATATCATTCACACCTAAGACATACAAGAGTTCATGCATACAAAAGATTAATTATGTCTATGAactcaaacaaaaaaacataaatatttaatgACTAAATTTGTctaatttataacaaaaaaaaattgaacatatgaacaaagaaattgatctcaaaataaaacttttgtattgaaaattataCCTTGATTACAAGGGAGTTTTGATTATAGACTAGATTGTTGACAACAAatgaatacaaaggaaaagGTTTTTGAAATGAGATAATACAAAAGCTAAGAGAATTTTGGAGAACATTTTCTAACTCTTGGGTTTTCGCTCTTGTGTCTCTACTTTGTGATGAACTCCGAGCCTctatttaaaggaaaaaatgtCAAACTTGAAATCGGTTAAAATCCATATgcttttaagtttttgaaatacATCATAAAGCTTTGAGACAATTGGAACTCCGATTGAACCAATTTCTCCTGATATGCATGAAGTCTTCTGACAAGAGGAGACAACGTCTTTAGGTAggaaatgaaattttcttttccaatgtTGATTTTTACTATTAATCACTATTTGAATACTGTTTTTACTATTTAGTCGCTATTTGAATAGTGATTTGAATAATACAtgatataatgattttttttttcttgtttttttttcaacaaagtttttttttttaactggaTAAATGCAAATGTACAAATATATAGTTATACAAAAGatttttgaaatcttttatcTAGATTGACCCATAAGTTAATCATACAAGATGAACTCGGGGTCTACATATGAATCATTTGATAAAGCTATGTCTTTAGTTTCTTCATTATCTTGATTATCACCAAACTATTTGAGAGTTTAAACAAGTCCTCGACAATATTGTTCTAAATCTGCAGCAGCTGCTAACGAAGCTTGACATTTGCTTTCCAGAGTTAGGAATTCTACTTGAGTTGGCCATTGAGAAAAGCTTGTTGaatcttttgaatttgaagattctggccttgaaattatttgaaaatcttttgTTAACACACGAACTCATGATTGAATTTGTCTCACCATTTGATACTGAATTTTCTAAAGAAagataaatgaaaatgatgaggtTATTCTTGTTTCTTGATAGTATTCTATGTAAGAATCCATTGAATTTTTAATCTAGAACAGAATGTTAGGAGTCTCAGTTGATTGATTGACTGAGATGAAGTCTTGCTCTTGtagaagttgaatttttcttgaatttcatgAGAAAATATGGAGTCTAGTAGACCAAAGAAAGtccatcattttttaaaccaaactaGAAATTGGGCATTGCAGCctcttgaaaattgaataaaccATGAATGTTGATAACTTTGTAAATGAAACATGTTATACCATACATTCATGTAGTCTATGTAGTTGTAGCTCATGGGATGGAAAATTTGACTGAAAACCTTGTAAGTAAAGGGCTTTTGACTCCAATCAGTCAGGGTTATAACTCTAAGAATTTGACATTTAGAGAATGCAATCCTCTAAGGATTGTTTTCATCAATATTATGAGTAATTTTGATTGAATCAATAACAATTAAGATAAACTCATAAAattgacaaattttcaaatgatcatttgaattaaaattgaCTCATTGAGGAAATATGTAAGGAAGGATTTTAGGAACTCCTTCAAAATTGAACTCAAATTCAATGAAAgcaatttataatgttttaggTTTTTTGACATATTGACTAGTTGggtatatttaaatatatttcatagtttttatttttaaaaatagaaagggtaatataaaaatataaaaaaatatatatataagaaaagttaaatcataataaaattatttttcttagtatataattaaatatagttgatacttttatttttaaaataaaaaaattaatataaatatataaaatttgttatattaaaaaCGTCGCTACTATGTTTTGTACTTTGAAAACACATAAGACAACCAACATTTATATAAACAAAATGGTTTGCTTTTCCAAACAAAAAGTGAAGGATGTTAGATttccaaatatgaaatatttttatcccatttaatcaattatttatatttaaaaagtttttgttattaGTACTTtcattaaaactttttaaagaaaattattaaatatttgatataactaataaaaaatatttttcatagtgtTTGGATAATGTATCGTAAGTTATATTTAGTTGGTAGAATATGATaagatatgatatatatatatatatatatatcttatgaTATCATGTCCCATTGATACAATATGTATATCTtaggatatgatttttcaatgagatatgatatccttaaa
Protein-coding regions in this window:
- the LOC100264043 gene encoding homogentisate 1,2-dioxygenase, producing the protein MIKKSLPRNSQGAHTEFGLSGTMDGQSVSKTNDSDPPSDLQYQFGFGNHLSSEAIAGALPRGQNNPLTCPFGLYAEQISGTPFTAPRKQNQFSWLYRIKPSVTHEPFKPRVPSHGKLVSEFNQSNSSTNPTQLRWKPVEIPDSPTDFIDGLYTVCGAGSSFLRHGYAIHMYTANKSMDNCAFCNADGDFLIVPQKGRLSITTECGKLQVSPGEIVVLPHGFRFVVDLPDGPSRGYVAEIFGAHFQLPDLGPIGANGLAASRDFLVPVAWYEECSRPGYTIVQKFGGELFTAKQDFSPFNVVAWHGNYVPYKYDLSKFCPVNTVLKDHADPSINTVLTAPTDKPGVALLDFVIFPPRWLVAEHTFRPPYYHRNCMSEFMGLIYGGYEAKADGFLPGGASLHSCMTPHGPDTKTFEATVAHGKDAGPFRITNTMAFMFESCLIPRICPWALDSPSIDHDYYQCWVGLRSHFSREEASDESQTIQNGH